One genomic segment of Maridesulfovibrio bastinii DSM 16055 includes these proteins:
- the fba gene encoding class II fructose-1,6-bisphosphate aldolase, whose translation MPLVSPKEMFKGAYTGGYAIGAFNVNNMEIIQGIIEAGTEEKSPLILQVSAGARKYAGQGYIIKLMEAALQDTDLPVVLHLDHGQNFEICKKVIDAGFTSVMIDGSHLPFDENIAVTKKVVEYAHPKGIWVEAELGRLAGVEDDVHSDEHIYTDPDEAVEFVEKTGCDSLAIAIGTSHGAYKFSGKPKLDFDRLEKISSLMPDYPIVLHGASSVVQEYVQMANQYGGNIGGAKGVPEDLLRKAASMAVCKINIDTDIRLAMTAMIRKFLAENPEAFDPRGYLGEARKAVKDMVCHKIKNVLGSSGKA comes from the coding sequence ATGCCATTAGTCTCACCAAAAGAAATGTTTAAAGGCGCATATACCGGCGGTTATGCTATTGGAGCATTTAACGTCAACAATATGGAAATAATCCAAGGGATTATTGAAGCCGGAACGGAAGAAAAATCACCATTGATACTTCAGGTTTCTGCTGGAGCCAGAAAATATGCCGGTCAGGGATACATTATCAAATTAATGGAAGCTGCACTTCAGGATACAGACCTCCCGGTAGTTCTTCACCTCGACCATGGACAGAATTTTGAAATCTGCAAAAAAGTTATCGATGCCGGCTTTACCTCTGTAATGATTGACGGCTCTCATCTGCCCTTTGATGAAAACATTGCTGTCACGAAAAAAGTTGTCGAGTATGCCCACCCCAAAGGTATCTGGGTCGAAGCAGAATTAGGACGACTCGCCGGTGTTGAAGACGACGTTCATTCTGACGAACATATCTATACTGACCCTGATGAAGCTGTGGAATTTGTTGAAAAAACCGGTTGCGATTCACTAGCCATTGCAATAGGAACTAGCCACGGAGCCTATAAATTCTCAGGAAAACCTAAACTGGACTTCGATCGTCTGGAAAAGATCAGTTCCTTGATGCCGGACTACCCTATAGTTCTTCATGGAGCATCCAGCGTTGTTCAGGAATATGTTCAGATGGCAAACCAGTACGGTGGAAATATTGGCGGAGCCAAAGGTGTACCGGAAGATCTTCTCAGAAAAGCCGCATCCATGGCTGTCTGCAAAATTAACATCGATACGGATATCAGGTTGGCTATGACCGCGATGATCCGCAAATTTCTGGCAGAAAACCCGGAAGCTTTTGACCCCAGAGGTTACCTTGGGGAAGCTAGAAAAGCTGTAAAGGATATGGTTTGCCATAAAATTAAAAACGTACTTGGCAGTTCTGGAAAGGCTTAA
- the gap gene encoding type I glyceraldehyde-3-phosphate dehydrogenase, with protein sequence MAVNVGINGFGRIGRYLTRLIAEDNDLNLVAINARASNEDLALLLKHDSVHGKFAAEVVPNEKGFTVNGKQILITRCAPGEWEWEKLQCDLVIETTGKFRDRESCEKALACGAKKVIISAPGRHPDITVVMGVNDDQLTPEHKIISAASCTTNCLAPATKVIHDNFGISHGLMTTVHAYTMSQRVLDGTHSDIRRGRTCGSNIVPTTTGAAKSLKHVIPELEGKLDGMSIRVPTPDVSLVDLTCTVEKETTVEEVNAVLKAASNENMGYTEMPLVSTDYIGDTHGGVVDGPLTSVMNGNMIKLIVWYDNEASFTNQLVRLTKKTATML encoded by the coding sequence ATGGCTGTTAATGTTGGTATTAATGGATTCGGGCGTATCGGGCGTTACTTAACCCGCCTTATTGCCGAAGACAATGATTTGAATCTTGTCGCTATCAATGCGAGAGCTTCAAACGAAGACCTGGCACTGCTTTTGAAACATGATTCTGTTCATGGTAAATTTGCAGCAGAGGTTGTACCAAACGAAAAAGGTTTTACTGTTAACGGTAAACAGATCCTTATCACCCGCTGCGCCCCCGGCGAATGGGAATGGGAAAAACTACAATGTGACCTTGTCATCGAAACCACTGGAAAATTCAGAGACCGTGAAAGTTGCGAAAAAGCATTAGCATGCGGAGCCAAAAAAGTTATTATCAGCGCACCGGGAAGGCATCCAGATATTACAGTTGTAATGGGTGTCAATGATGACCAGCTGACTCCGGAACATAAAATAATTTCGGCAGCATCCTGTACAACCAACTGTCTGGCTCCGGCAACCAAAGTAATCCATGATAATTTCGGCATAAGCCATGGGCTTATGACAACTGTCCATGCTTACACTATGAGCCAGAGAGTTCTTGATGGCACCCATTCTGATATCAGACGCGGACGCACCTGCGGCTCTAATATTGTCCCGACAACAACCGGAGCAGCCAAATCGCTAAAGCACGTCATACCTGAATTGGAAGGTAAGCTTGATGGAATGTCTATAAGAGTGCCAACTCCTGATGTCTCACTTGTAGACCTCACCTGCACGGTTGAGAAAGAAACAACCGTAGAAGAAGTTAATGCCGTCTTAAAAGCCGCATCCAATGAAAACATGGGATATACTGAAATGCCTCTCGTTTCCACTGACTATATTGGAGACACTCATGGTGGAGTTGTAGACGGCCCTCTAACCTCCGTAATGAACGGAAATATGATTAAATTGATAGTCTGGTATGACAACGAAGCTAGTTTTACCAATCAGCTCGTAAGGCTCACTAAAAAAACAGCAACAATGCTGTAG
- the surE gene encoding 5'/3'-nucleotidase SurE, whose protein sequence is MKVLLTNDDGIQATGLRALYHGMKKAGIEVKVVAPVSEQSAVGHAVSISTPLRVKEFNEDGFHGLGVYGTPVDCVKLALSTLLKKKPDIVVSGINSGANVGIDILYSGTVSAATEGALMGIPSLAVSYDDFNPGDLSEQADYCIGLLDKIPWDSLKEKTVINLNFPAIPTSETKGVKICPHTRVSWQDWYDSRIDPRGHPYYWINGVMPPERISPDTDRALLTEGFITVTPLHFDFNDRDSFDILQSKLL, encoded by the coding sequence ATGAAAGTACTTCTAACAAATGATGACGGCATACAGGCTACAGGGCTGAGAGCTCTTTACCACGGCATGAAAAAAGCCGGTATAGAAGTCAAAGTAGTAGCCCCGGTCAGTGAACAGTCAGCGGTTGGTCATGCAGTTTCAATATCAACCCCGTTAAGGGTTAAAGAATTCAATGAAGACGGCTTCCACGGATTGGGCGTTTACGGTACTCCGGTAGACTGCGTCAAGCTTGCTCTAAGTACTTTATTGAAAAAAAAGCCTGACATTGTTGTTTCTGGGATAAATAGCGGAGCGAATGTAGGAATTGATATCCTATACTCCGGGACAGTCTCAGCAGCAACAGAAGGGGCTCTGATGGGCATACCCTCACTGGCTGTATCATATGATGATTTCAACCCGGGAGATCTTTCTGAACAGGCTGATTATTGTATTGGACTTCTGGACAAAATCCCCTGGGACAGCCTTAAGGAAAAAACTGTCATAAACTTAAATTTTCCAGCCATACCAACCTCTGAGACCAAAGGCGTAAAAATATGCCCTCATACAAGGGTTTCGTGGCAGGATTGGTATGACTCCAGAATTGATCCACGCGGTCACCCCTACTACTGGATAAACGGGGTAATGCCTCCGGAAAGAATCAGCCCGGACACCGATAGAGCCCTACTTACTGAAGGTTTTATAACTGTAACCCCACTTCACTTTGATTTTAATGACCGTGATAGTTTTGATATTTTGCAATCAAAATTATTATGA